Proteins co-encoded in one Gossypium arboreum isolate Shixiya-1 chromosome 11, ASM2569848v2, whole genome shotgun sequence genomic window:
- the LOC108463620 gene encoding (-)-isopiperitenol/(-)-carveol dehydrogenase, mitochondrial-like, translating to MADPKACNKKLEGKVAIITGGASGIGEATVHLFVDHGARAIVIADIQDEKGKELAASSRFRCTCTYVHCDITKEQDVELLVQSTIQLFGRLDIMFCNAGVMSKSLQTILDFDLSLYERLFAINVGGVAAGIKHAGLAMVKANTKGSIICTASIAASVGSDRHTDYVMSKNAVLALMRCASTQLGPHGIRVNCVSPGPVATPLLCEAFGMGAEDVETSFARMYWLKNNGVLKVKHVADAVLFLASEESQFITGHNLVVDGGFHPSVP from the coding sequence ATGGCAGATCCCAAAGCCTGCAACAAAAAGCTTGAGGGCAAGGTAGCCATAATCACTGGTGGTGCCAGTGGAATCGGTGAGGCCACCGTGCACCTCTTTGTCGATCATGGCGCACGAGCCATCGTGATTGCAGACATCCAAGATGAGAAGGGCAAGGAACTTGCTGCATCGAGTCGATTCCGTTGCACCTGTACCTATGTCCACTGCGACATAACAAAGGAGCAAGACGTTGAATTGCTGGTTCAATCCACGATTCAATTGTTCGGTCGCTTAGACATCATGTTTTGCAATGCGGGCGTTATGAGTAAATCTTTGCAAACAATCCTCGATTTCGACTTATCATTGTACGAAAGGCTCTTCGCTATCAACGTAGGCGGGGTTGCTGCCGGTATCAAGCACGCAGGGCTTGCCATGGTGAAGGCAAATACCAAAGGAAGCATCATATGCACCGCTAGTATAGCTGCAAGCGTAGGGAGCGATAGGCATACGGATTACGTGATGTCGAAAAACGCGGTGTTGGCTTTGATGAGGTGTGCAAGTACTCAATTAGGTCCACATGGGATACGTGTTAACTGTGTGTCGCCAGGGCCAGTGGCAACGCCTTTGCTTTGCGAAGCTTTCGGGATGGGGGCGGAGGACGTAGAGACAAGCTTCGCGAGGATGTATTGGTTGAAAAATAATGGAGTATTGAAGGTGAAGCATGTGGCTGATGCTGTTCTGTTCCTTGCTAGTGAGGAGTCTCAGTTCATCACTGGCCATAATCTGGTTGTAGATGGCGGGTTTCACCCTTCAGTACCCTAa
- the LOC108461313 gene encoding uncharacterized protein LOC108461313, with protein MTLLDVITKASASTEPHTSQADHPIVLNTDDIFFNLKPEVENTNPTSLVNPLTGWGISQTDAKLIDLSKKFYTKLNRKLKDIHNFNKEEFIGILNPFLEKIREKGGIVIGVDPNDTGYTSVLLEKVGFLIGRDVLSLVLEACISLEIWELLEVLIFNGLVEHSCYPNLVVNIAAKKRSDLLCLCVKHARNLGSVELLCILKYFLCPPKDSNVSMVNVRKEWESQALLAIEKAKLGKKSRLAKEASILLMVAYDGFSDPELCLHYLLSSNNVDEVILSSLLGKLVGKELMNLIRYLGKWLKKYERFPQAIPCPKASSALGLKACDWVPKVEDVVKCLGFVVDENFFSLMLQPKFCEELKSIEGVVSSLAFEARFCCSMANVIEKLRAEDIQS; from the coding sequence ATGACCTTGCTTGATGTAATAACAAAGGCTTCGGCTAGTACCGAGCCACATACTTCTCAAGCAGACCACCCCATTGTTCTAAACacagatgatattttctttaacTTAAAGCCTGAAGTTGAAAACACCAATCCCACATCGCTTGTTAATCCCCTTACTGGATGGGGAATCTCTCAAACCGATGCTAAACTCATTGACTTGAGCAAAAAGTTTTATACAAAGTTAAACAGAAAGCTCAAAGACATCCATAACTTTAATAAAGAAGAGTTTATTGGAATATTGAATCCATTTCTAGAGAAAATTAGGGAGAAAGGTGGAATTGTTATCGGGGTTGATCCAAATGATACTGGGTATACTTCTGTTTTGCTTGAGAAAGTTGGGTTTTTGATTGGTAGAGATGTTTTAAGTTTGGTTTTGGAAGCTTGTATTAGTTTGGAAATTTGGGAATTGTTAGAGGTGTTGATTTTTAATGGCCTTGTTGAACATTCGTGTTATCCCAATTTGGTTGTTAATATTGCTGCCAAGAAGCGGTCGGATTTGCTTTGTCTTTGCGTTAAACATGCTCGAAATTTGGGTTCGGTTGAGTTGCTTTGCATATTGAAATATTTTCTATGTCCACCTAAAGATAGTAATGTTAGTATGGTTAATGTGAGGAAGGAGTGGGAGAGTCAAGCTTTGCTGGCTATTGAAAAGGCCAAACTTGGAAAGAAATCACGTTTAGCCAAGGAGGCTTCGATTTTGCTTATGGTTGCATACGATGGGTTTTCAGATCCTGAGCTTTGTTTGCATTATTTGTTATCTTCGAACAATGTCGATGAGGTGATATTGTCGTCTTTGCTTGGTAAATTAGTCGGTAAAGAGTTGATGAATTTGATTCGATACTTGGGGAAATGGTTGAAAAAGTATGAGAGGTTTCCTCAAGCCATTCCATGTCCAAAGGCATCTTCTGCTTTAGGCTTAAAGGCCTGTGATTGGGTTCCCAAGGTCGAAGATGTTGTGAAATGTCTCGGGTTTGTCGTGGATGAGAACTTCTTTTCACTGATGTTGCAGCCCAAGTTCTGTGAAGAACTCAAATCTATTGAGGGAGTGGTTAGTTCCCTAGCATTTGAAGCAAGATTCTGTTGTTCGATGGCAAATGTAATCGAGAAGTTGAGAGCTGAAGATATTCAAAGCTAG
- the LOC108463492 gene encoding uncharacterized protein LOC108463492: MANSKGSWSERWPSHTAERVFPSWGDWTLDSDGIYSLDVDLPGFKQHEVKIWPDSDGSIRLEAETIVDESKCKYIDQTIQLPENSDIVNLYGRFRGQVLTITVPEKVKADDHSSQEDDHKGEDEAEGEDEDERDDIKENRTKPEPENKKSDSDQDCRSLPKEDIKKPPEGKESVLAIVMKCLERNKVIVVSNAISFSMGMWVSKLWT, translated from the exons ATGGCAAATTCTAAAGGTAGCTGGAGTGAACGGTGGCCCAGCCATACTGCCGAGAGGGTTTTCCCCTCATGGGGAGACTGGACTCTGGATTCTGACGGAATTTATAGTCTTGATGTCGATCTTCCTG GGTTCAAACAACACGAGGTGAAAATATGGCCAGATTCAGATGGTTCTATAAGGCTTGAAGCAGAGACGATAGTTGATGAGAGCAAATGCAAATACATCGACCAAACCATCCAACTGCCGGAGAATTCGGATATCGTAAACCTTTACGGACGATTCAGAGGCCAAGTACTCACCATTACTGTCCCCGAGAAGGTGAAAGCTGATGATCACAGTTCGCAAGAAGATGACCACAAAGGTGAAGATGAAGCTGAAGGCGAAGATGAAGATGAAAGAGATGATATTAAAGAAAATCGGACGAAACCGGAACCCGAAAACAAGAAGAGCGACAGCGATCAAGATTGTCGTAGTTTACCGAAGGAGGATATAAAGAAACCACCGGAAGGGAAAGAAAGTGTGTTAGCGATTGTGATGAAGTGTCTTGAGCGAAACAAGGTGATTGTTGTTTCTAACGCTATATCGTTTTCGATGGGGATGTGGGTGTCGAAGCTTTGGACGTAA
- the LOC108463004 gene encoding (+)-cis,trans-nepetalactol synthase NEPS2-like, whose translation MSNKLEGKIAIITGGASGIGEAAAYHFAAHGAQMIVIADIQDELGQKVVESIGSHKCSFMHCDVTDEEQVKNSVQSTVQNYGRLDIMFSNAGIFSSCTQNVLELDLAQFDRLFNINVRGMVACVKHAARAMVELNVRGSIVCTTSIAASAAGEMNTDYFITKHAVLGLMRSASKQLGVHGIRVNSVSPFAVGTPLLCRYLGKEVEEVEQTYEPYTRLKGVVLKTKHVADAVLFLASQDSELITGHDLVVDAGYHLVY comes from the coding sequence ATGTCCAACAAGCTAGAAGGCAAAATAGCCATAATCACCGGTGGAGCTAGCGGCATTGGAGAAGCCGCCGCTTATCATTTCGCTGCTCATGGTGCTCAAATGATCGTGATTGCTGACATCCAAGATGAATTAGGCCAAAAGGTAGTCGAATCGATCGGTTCCCATAAGTGCTCATTCATGCACTGTGATGTTACCGATGAAGAGCAAGTAAAGAATTCAGTTCAATCGACCGTCCAAAACTATGGGCGGCTTGATATCATGTTCAGTAACGCTGGGATATTTAGCAGCTGCACTCAAAACGTCCTTGAACTGGACTTAGCACAGTTTGACCGCCTCTTCAACATAAATGTCCGTGGCATGGTTGCCTGCGTGAAACACGCTGCACGAGCCATGGTGGAACTGAATGTGAGAGGAAGTATCGTTTGTACGACGAGCATCGCCGCTAGCGCCGCTGGTGAAATGAACACCGACTATTTCATTACAAAGCATGCAGTGCTTGGGTTGATGAGATCGGCAAGCAAACAGCTTGGGGTGCATGGGATTAGGGTAAACAGTGTGTCGCCGTTTGCTGTGGGAACCCCGTTACTCTGTCGGTACCTCGGGAAGGAGGTGGAGGAAGTGGAGCAGACCTATGAACCCTACACTCGGTTGAAAGGGGTGGTGCTGAAAACGAAGCATGTTGCTGATGCCGTGCTGTTTCTTGCGTCCCAGGATTCTGAGCTTATTACCGGGCATGACTTAGTGGTGGATGCTGGTTATCATCTAGTCTACTAG
- the LOC108465763 gene encoding LRR receptor-like serine/threonine-protein kinase FEI 2: MSVFVWFSSVIFAVTLWNSASFALTDDGLTLLEIKSTLNDSKNFLGNWLATDESPCNWTGISCFPNLQRVRSINLPYMQLGGSISPSIGKLNRLQRLALHQNNLHGLIPNEISNCTHLRALYLRANYLEGGIPSNIGSLSLLTVLDLSSNLLKGSIPLSIGRLTRLHYLNLSTNFFSGEIPDIGVLNTFGNKSFIGNLDLCGQQVHRPCRTSLGFPAVLPHAESDEAAGQTKRSSHYIKGVLIGAMSTMAVMLVVLLAFLWICLLSKKERAAKRYTEVKKQVHEDSSKKLITFHGDLPYPSCEIIEKLESLDEEDVVGSGGFGTVYRMVMNDCGTFAVKRIDRNREGSDQVFERELEILGSIKHINLVNLRGYCRLPASKLLIYDYLAMGSLDNFLHESKEEARPLNWCARLKIALGSSRGIAYLHHDCCPKIVHLDIKSSNILLDENLEPHVSDFGLAKLLVDEEAHVTTVVAGTFGYLAPEYLQSGRATEKSDVYSFGVLLLELVTGKRPTDPTFVKRGLNVVGWMNTLLRENRLEYIVDRRCNGADMETLEAILEVAAKCTDANPDERPTMSQVVQLLEQEVMSPCPSDFYDSHSDYC; the protein is encoded by the exons ATGAGTGTGTTTGTGTGGTTTTCCTCTGTGATTTTTGCAGTTACCCTTTGGAACTCTGCTTCTTTTGCTCTCACTGACGACG gTTTAACATTGCTGGAGATCAAAAGCACACTGAATGACAGTAAAAACTTTCTTGGAAACTGGCTTGCTACTGATGAATCACCCTGTAATTGGACTGGCATTTCATGTTTTCCCAATCTTCAAAGAGTTCGATCAAT CAACCTACCATACATGCAATTAGGAGGGTCAATCTCCCCCAGCATTGGCAAACTCAACAGATTGCAAAGACT GGCACTGCACCAAAACAATTTACATGGACTAATTCCTAATGAAATTTCAAATTGTACTCATTTGAGAGCTCT TTACTTGAGAGCTAATTATCTTGAAGGAGGCATACCATCAAATATTGGAAGCCTTTCTCTTCTCACTGTACT GGATTTATCGAGCAATTTGCTTAAGGGTTCTATACCTTTGTCTATAGGCCGTCTTACAAGATTGCATTACCT TAATTTGTCCACCAACTTTTTCTCCGGTGAAATCCCAGATATCGGAGTACTTAACACTTTTGGGAACAAGTC GTTTATCGGCAATTTGGATTTATGTGGACAACAAGTTCACCGGCCATGTCGGACTTCACTCGGATTCCCAGCAGTTCTACCTCATGCTGAAAGTGATGAAGCAGCTG GCCAAACAAAGCGATCATCTCATTACATAAAAGGTGTACTGATCGGTGCAATGTCAACAATGGCTGTCATGCTTGTTGTGCTCCTTGCATTTCTTTGGATATGTCTTCTATCGAAGAAGGAAAGGGCTGCTAAGAGATACACAGAAGTCAAAAAACAAGTCCACGAAGATTCGA GCAAAAAACTTATCACTTTTCATGGGGATCTGCCGTATCCATCATGCGAGATTATAGAAAAGCTGGAATCCCTTGATGAAGAAGATGTTGTGGGGTCGGGTGGATTTGGAACTGTATATCGAATGGTCATGAATGATTGTGGAACATTTGCTGTTAAAAGAATAGATCGGAACCGTGAAGGATCTGATCAAGTCTTCGAGAGAGAGTTAGAGATCTTGGGCAGCATCAAACACATTAATTTAGTCAACCTACGAGGTTACTGCAGGTTGCCGGCATCAAAACTTCTTATCTATGATTATCTTGCTATGGGCAGCTTGGACAACTTTCTTCATG AAAGCAAAGAAGAAGCCAGGCCATTGAATTGGTGTGCTCGATTAAAAATAGCCCTTGGTTCTTCCCGAGGTATCGCTTACTTGCACCATGATTGTTGTCCTAAGATAGTTCATCTAGACATAAAATCCAGCAATATTCTTCTTGATGAAAACTTGGAGCCTCATGTATCCGACTTCGGTCTTGCCAAACTTTTGGTGGACGAGGAGGCACACGTCACTACCGTCGTTGCTGGCACTTTCGGCTATTTGGCTCCAG AATATCTGCAAAGTGGTCGAGCCACTGAAAAGTCTGACGTCTATAGCTTTGGAGTTCTCTTGTTGGAGCTTGTAACCGGAAAAAGGCCAACCGATCCAACTTTTGTGAAGCGGGGCTTGAATGTTGTTGGTTGG ATGAACACACTATTGAGAGAGAACCGATTAGAATACATAGTTGATCGAAGGTGTAATGGCGCTGACATGGAAACTTTAGAAGCAATTCTTGAAGTAGCAGCAAAATGTACTGATGCAAATCCAGACGAACGACCAACAATGAGCCAGGTAGTTCAGTTGCTTGAACAAGAGGTCATGTCACCTTGCCCTAGTGACTTTTACGACTCTCACTCGGATTACTGTTAA
- the LOC108461717 gene encoding (+)-cis,trans-nepetalactol synthase NEPS2-like, with protein MSNKLEGKVAIITGGASGIGEATVHRFALNGARMIVIADIQDELGQKVVESIGSNKCSYMHCDVTDEEQVKNLVQSTVQNYGSLDIMFSNAGTVSNSIQTVLELDFAAFDRLFTVNVRGMAACVKHAARAMVELNVRGSIICTASTNASCGGERDTDYNMSKHAVIGLMRSASKQLGVHGIRVNSVSPFVVGTPLLYRYLGTEAEVEQVFEPYARLKGVMLKPKHVADAVVFLASQDSELITGHDLVVDAGFLVK; from the coding sequence ATGTCCAACAAGCTAGAAGGCAAGGTAGCCATAATCACCGGCGGAGCAAGCGGCATCGGAGAAGCCACCGTCCATCGTTTCGCCCTCAATGGTGCCCGTATGATCGTGATCGCTGATATCCAAGATGAATTAGGCCAAAAAGTAGTCGAATCCATCGGTTCAAATAAGTGTTCATACATGCACTGTGATGTTACCGATGAAGAACAAGTAAAAAATTTAGTCCAATCGACGGTCCAAAACTACGGCAGCCTCGACATCATGTTCAGTAACGCTGGGACAGTTAGCAACTCAATTCAAACCGTCCTTGAACTAGACTTTGCAGCGTTTGACCGCCTTTTCACCGTCAATGTCCGCGGCATGGCTGCTTGTGTGAAACACGCCGCACGAGCCATGGTGGAACTGAACGTGAGAGGAAGCATCATTTGTACGGCGAGCACGAATGCTAGCTGCGGTGGTGAAAGGGACACTGATTATAACATGTCGAAGCATGCGGTGATTGGGTTGATGAGATCGGCAAGCAAACAACTTGGGGTGCATGGGATTAGGGTGAACAGTGTGTCGCCGTTCGTTGTGGGAACCCCATTACTCTATCGTTACCTGGGGACGGAGGCGGAGGTGGAGCAGGTGTTTGAGCCCTACGCACGGTTGAAAGGGGTGATGCTGAAACCGAAGCATGTTGCTGATGCTGTAGTGTTTCTTGCGTCACAGGATTCTGAACTTATTACCGGACATGACTTGGTGGTGGATGCTGGTTTTCTTGTCAAGTAG